One genomic segment of Ctenopharyngodon idella isolate HZGC_01 chromosome 7, HZGC01, whole genome shotgun sequence includes these proteins:
- the LOC127515641 gene encoding uncharacterized protein LOC127515641 gives MAQLSVSPRRSTLIHCGPPKRFRLNTVRKVLDDHGKVRKWTYGNKDSSKQNKIVLLVGETGAGKTTLINTMVNYLLGVKFEDELWYEITEEEEAGDQSESQTSEITMYELFPESPHHLTIIDTPGYGDTRGLEKDLEVAENLSTLFQSNDGVREIDAVCFVIQASKNRLSDRQHYIISSILSLFGKDIVNNIVFLITHSDGLPPKNVIGAINKARIPCRRDCSNQPVHFLFNNRQAEAHHSEKRYLRNQRDAWENSMEETKKFLQSLEGKNRRSLELTSNVLIERI, from the exons ATGGC ACAGCTGAGTGTTTCACCACGCAGATCAACTTTGATTCATTGTGGCCCTCCAAAACGATTTCGTCTAAACACAGTGAGAAAAGTACTTGATGATCATGGAAAAGTCAGAAAATGGACATATGGGAACAAAGACTccagtaaacaaaacaaaattgttCTGTTGGTGGGAGAGACCGGTGCTGGCAAGACGACTCTCATCAACACCATGGTCAACTACTTACTGGGAGTGAAGTTTGAGGATGAACTATGGTATGAAatcacagaagaagaagaagcaggagaccaatcagaatcacaaACATCTGAAATCACCATGTATGAGCTCTTTCCTGAGAGTCCTCACCATCTCACCATCATTGATACTCCAGGTTACGGAGACACTAGAGGACTGGAAAAAGATCTGGAAGTTGCTGAGAATTTATCCACTCTGTTTCAGAGCAATGATGGAGTTCGTGAGATTGATGCAGTGTGTTTTGTGATTCAAGCATCTAAGAATCGTCTCTCAGACAGACAGCATTATATCATCAGTTCAATTCTGTCTTTGTTTGGAAAAGACATCGTGAACaacattgtatttttaatcacacACTCTGATGGTCTGCCACCCAAAAACGTCATCGGCGCCATTAATAAAGCCAGAATCCCCTGCAGACGAGACTGCAGTAACCAACCTGTTCATTTCTTATTCAACAATCGGCAGGCTGAAGCCCACCACAGTGAGAAACGTTACCTTCGTAATCAAAGAGATGCTTGGGAAAACAGCATGGAAGAGACAAAGAAATTTCTTCAGTCACTGGAAGGAAAGAACAGAAGAAGTTTGGAGTTGACTTCCAATGTCCTGATAGAGCGcatttaa
- the LOC127516082 gene encoding uncharacterized protein LOC127516082, whose product MNFGQLSVSPRRSTLIHCGPPKRFRLNTVRKVLDDHGKVRKWTYGNKDTSKQNKIVLLVGETGAGKTTLINTMVNYLLGVKFEDELWYEITEEEEAGDQSESQTSEITMYELFPESPHHLTIIDTPGYGDTRGLEKDLEVAENLSTLFQSNDGVREIDAVCFVIQASKNRLSDRQHYIISSILSLFGKDIVNNIVFLITHSDGLPPKNVIGAINKARIPCRRDCSNQPVHFLFNNRQADAHHSEKRYLRNQRDAWENSMEETKKFLQSLEGKNRRSLELTSNVLIERIQFEALICNLQLQIQEKESKKSEKIQIQEAVRQNKEKIDRRTNFSIRVKKTVKEKVPIESASWKSRKATTCTVCEENCHEFDCWWVSNPSKCEVMKNGYCTVCTGKCHQSKHVKEDKKYIIRTSSIVMEFDEFKKKYEKAQEQTKRFSVIMDHLDKDLKDIEDKKLILLFNAYKTIKHLSQIALKPDSAFTLQHLDFFIPRLREAGKVNWVQELEEMRRTAEAEEANKDALSYLKAGLAKLKLERVFGGQ is encoded by the exons ATGAATTTCGG ACAGCTGAGTGTTTCACCACGCAGATCAACTTTGATTCATTGTGGCCCTCCAAAACGATTTCGTCTAAACACAGTGAGAAAAGTACTTGATGATCATGGAAAAGTCAGAAAATGGACTTATGGGAATAAAGACAccagtaaacaaaacaaaattgttCTGTTGGTGGGAGAGACCGGTGCTGGCAAGACGACTCTCATCAACACCATGGTCAACTACTTACTGGGAGTGAAGTTTGAGGATGAACTATGGTATGAAatcacagaagaagaagaagcaggagaccaatcagaatcacaaACATCTGAAATCACCATGTATGAGCTCTTTCCTGAGAGTCCTCACCATCTCACCATCATTGATACTCCAGGTTACGGAGACACTAGAGGACTGGAAAAAGATCTGGAAGTTGCTGAGAATTTATCCACTCTGTTTCAGAGCAATGATGGAGTTCGTGAGATTGATGCAGTGTGTTTTGTGATTCAAGCATCTAAGAATCGTCTCTCAGACAGACAGCATTATATCATCAGTTCAATTCTGTCTTTGTTTGGAAAAGACATCGTGAACaacattgtatttttaattacacaCTCTGATGGTCTGCCACCCAAAAACGTCATCGGCGCCATTAATAAAGCCAGAATCCCCTGCAGACGAGACTGCAGTAACCAACCTGTTCATTTCTTATTCAACAATCGGCAGGCTGACGCCCACCACAGTGAGAAACGTTACCTTCGTAATCAAAGAGATGCTTGGGAAAACAGCATGGAAGAGACAAAGAAATTTCTTCAGTCACTGGAAGGAAAGAACAGAAGAAGTTTGGAGTTGACTTCCAATGTCCTGATAGAGCGCATTCAATTTGAAGCACTGATCTGCAACTTACAGCTGCAAATTCAAGAGAAAGAATCAAAGAAGTCTGAAAAAATTCAGATCCAGGAGGCAGTGagacaaaataaagaaaagattGACAGGCGTACAAACTTTAGCATTAGAGTCAAAAAGACTGTCAAGGAGAAGGTTCCTATTGAAAGCGCTTCATGGAAGAGCAGGAAGGCGACGACCTGCACTGTCTGTGAGGAAAACTGCCATGAGTTTGACTGCTGGTGGGTTTCTAATCCCAGCAAATGTGAAGTCATGAAAAACGGATACTGCACCGTGTGCACAGGGAAGTGTCATCAAAGCAAACACGTCAAAGAAGACAAGAAATACATCATCAGAACCTCAAGCATTGTGATGGAATTTGatgaatttaaaaagaaatatgaaaaaGCTCAAGAACAAACAAAGAGGTTTTCAGTTATAATGGATCATCTTGACAAAGATCTGAAAGATATTGAGGACAAAAAGTTAATTCTTCTGTTCAATGCTTACAAGACCATCAAGCATCTGTCTCAGATTGCATTAAAGCCAGACTCGGCCTTCACTCTTCAGCATCTGGACTTCTTCATCCCCAGATTGAGGGAGGCTGGCAAAGTAAACTGGGTCCAAGAGCTGGAGGAAATGAGGAGAACCGCTGAAGCTGAAGAAGCAAATAAAGATGCTCTGAGTTATCTGAAAGCTGGTCTGGCAAAACTGAAACTGGAGCGTGTCTTTGGTGGGCAATGA